The window ataataataataaaataataataataataataataataaaataataataataataataataataataataataataataataataataataataataataatatcttaaaataatattaTCTCCGTCCCACATTAATAGTCCACTATTTTATTTTCGGATATCTCAAATTAATAGTCAATTTACATAAATAAAAAAGAATAAGAAgtttaagttctattatgcccttaatgtatgtgaATATGattaaatgagaaagaaaatgtaaaggtaaaattgaaaagtaaacagaaagtatAGTACTTTTATGATAATTttctaaactgtgtgttttttgtctatgaattattaatatgagacggagggagtataatgAATAAAATATATTATCCTTGTCTAATTGGATTTAAATTAACAATAGTTAACCGAGTCATCAATCATCAACATCAACAatcaacaaaaaaataaaaataaaatgtataTATGCCTCGTCATACCTATCCACCCACTCTCCCTTTAACAGCTGGATTCCTTCTCACCCTCACCTTCACATGTCATCATCATCCCCACTCTAACCCTACCCCCAATCTCACCGGCGGTTTCTCCCTCCTCCGCCGTATCTCACCGCGGCTGTTGTTATAAACTTCTCTGCAACAAGCTACAATTCACAAACCCTAATttccgacctttttttttttttcttttttttttttttttttttttttaaatttccgtCCATAGCTACCAGCTCAATAATTCACTCTCTCGGTAACTGTTTCTGACTTTTTATTATCTTTATACTTGTATGTTCACGCACACAACAAATTTTATACTATTAATTATTACTACGGCTTAGCATAATTAGGCGGAATTTAAAAATTAGGCAACATGTTACGCTGCTTTAGTGAATATTGTTTTGAAATTAAGTAGCCAGATCTGATTATAACGTTattttttatgttatttatttatgcTTTTTGTTACTGAATTTCATCATTTCTATACtcttttaaatttattattttgtGTAATTTGGTTATTTTTTTTAGTTGGCCTTTTAGGTACGGATAAAGTTTAAGATAAAGTTTTTCCTATTTTTGGTAATTTCATTGGAATGAAGGTTATCATGAAAGAGTTGAGAGACTAGCCGAATGTTAAAAATTCATATCTCGCATAATCTGGATTgatgttatcattatcatttatcaattattaatttaattaattaataattaataattaatattattaataattaataataataataatagtaataataaaactagAGATGTCAACTAGTAGTGCAGGGGAAGAAGATAGAGAAAAAGATGTTTCATAATAACAAACCTGAAAGTGGAAAGTTAGGTTGTTCAAGGATAAAGTTTAGCCGATTATCTACCTTTTCTAAAGTTTAACCTGCTTGATCTGAAACATATTTTTCTATATGATGTTTCAGTATCAATTTGTATCTTGTATAGGCATGGAACCATAAGCCCCCGCTATCGTTTCCATGGAAATGATTTTTTGTAATATGTCAAAATCTATGtagtatataaacatgttagatatTAAATACAACATGTCACAACTTGAACATCATGCCTTTGCACCTTTCATGTTGTACGAGATCCATTTAGTCACTTCTTTCAATTAAGTCCGAGTTTCTATTACAGCAGAAACAAAAAAGTGCCCGTATAATTTGGCAATATAGTATAGCATTGTCCATTTTATTTGTACTATGTATAGTGAGCATGTAACGAATACATGTTCTTGAAATCAGGccactttatttttcttgtttttaGTTCTTGAATCTGACAGTTGCTATTATTTCGATGTGTTCATATATATGTCATGTGCATTCCATTGATGTTGCATGATGGGCTGGTGGCATTTAACTTAATCAATTCTGTCCTTCATTAGATGCTTATTACTATTTTTTTACTCATTGATTATATTTCTAGGATTCATAAAAGTCAAACTTGTAGAAGCTAAACCCTTAAGGCTACATACTGAGATTTTCTGGTAGATTTCATGGGGGCTGGGGAAGAGAGCTCACCTGCTAAACATCCCAAACCTGCTACGACTCAGGTTTTCACGTACTTCCTTTTGTGCAgcgtttattttataatttattttgtCATGAAATGAAACTTATTTTACTCATTACCTACAGGAAGCGCAAGTGCCTCCACCATCATATGCTGATTGGTCAAACTCGATGCAGGTGTGATATAGATATTGATTCGAACTACTTGATATAAAGTTGCTTTAAGAGAAGTATAGAATGCAGATATAAATTCTTGACGTAGTTTACAACTTTTATGTTTAGGCTTATTATGGTGCTGGAGGTACTCCGCCTTTTTTTGCCTCAACTGTTCCTTCTCCTACTCCTCATCCATACATGTGGGGAGGTCAGGTAATCATCAACTTGAAAGCCAAATCTGAAGATTTATTAGATTTGTACAGAAATTGATAACTGACTAGTGTTTTGATTATTCTTTAATGTGTGAATTGTTTCAGCATCCTATGATGTCACCATACGGGACTCCAGTTCCATATCCCGCTCTATATCCACCTGCAGGAGTTTATGCACATCCTAGTATCCCTATGGTGATCACAATTATTTACTATGATGttaagtttcatatttcactttgtTTAGAATGTATTTAGATGGCACAATACTCTTTGATTGGTCTCTTGGATATCACTGTACGTATCACGATACGTGGACCTAAAATGCCTATCAATCCTTGTTTTCCTTATCCGCTTTAATACAAATACTCTCATACATATTACATGTATGACTATACAACGTATATATACATACAGTTGCTGTATGTACATTTATCTATATATGAATTACccatatatatgtatacttatactCTATCTATCTACATACacgtatctatacatatatatgtatgtatgtgtatagtgcACGTATATTTGTGCATTACGTACGTACACATGAATGGGAAAATCTGTTCTAAGTAAAGCTTTATGTGAGTTTGACTGAAATTACTGATCCAAGTttcaaaatttttattaataaagctTAAAACTGCATACTTTTCCTTTTGAAGCTTAGATTAGGTATAAAGCCGGTGTATGTGTAAAGTTGTAATGTAACTTGGGGTTTGATTGAACATGCACGGAAACAGGTTTAAAGCCGGTGTATGTGTAAATTTGTAAAATTAACCAATTGATAGTTTCCAAACAGACACCAAATACTGCACCACCAAATGCTGAAATGGAACCAAAGACCTATGAAGGAAAGGAAAGAACCACTAATAAGAAGTCAAAGGGAACTACTGGAAATGGAAATGCGAGAACCGGAGATAGCGGGAAGGCAGCATCAAGTTCCGGGAACGATGGTGCCACTCAAAGGTTTGACTTTGTAGTCATACGATTACATTCAGCCTTTATTTTCTTTTTAACTGAATATGTTAaggttaatatttatatttaaaactgaCTCTTGTTACGTAATTGCTGAACTGAGCAGCGTTGAAAGTGGAAGTGACGGTTCGTCAAATGGAAGTGACGATAATGATCAACATGTATGTATTTCCATGTTatagatatttaaaaaaaaaaatgataatttgctTGCTATTACCATCTGACATAGCAGTAGGTgacttttttttttaatgtttgttTCTTTATTTATTAACATACTATAAATAACACCTCCAGGGATATTCAGGAGGCAAGAAAGGAAGTTTTAATCAGATGCTTGCAGATGGTAATATTATGCAAACTTTTTTTTACCTTTTTCATCCATGTTTACGTGACTCCTTGTAACAAtatcataattgttatttttaTCTTCAGCTAATGCACAGAACAACAATACTGGGCCAAATGCTCATACGCAAGTTCCTGGTAACCCTGTAGTTTCAATGTCTGGTACTAATCTTAATATGGGGATGGACTTGTGGAATCCATCTGCTGCAACTGGAACCATGAAAATGCGACCGAATCCTTCTCGAACCGCAGTGCCACCACCAATGATGGGCCGAGACGGAATGATGCCTGATCAGTGGGTTCAGGTATGTTTTTTAGTCAGCTGATTTAGGTAGTTAGTTTCTATCTTAAAAGGGTTGAATGTGGCGAAGCAAAATGTGCAGTTCAAAATCTATGTTTATGCATATATCTTCATAAATTTTTCAACAatttagttttatattattatagcGATAATAGTTCTGTAATTGTGATTAGTACATTAACTTTCAGTCATATACTTCCCCTAAGTGGTTTTAGAGCCGGTGTATGATGCAACTGCATATATAGGCTTTACCTATGTCTTAGGCTCTTAGCATAGGCATAAATTTTATAAATTTGATTAACTGCATCGTCGGTTCAGGATGAGCGGGAACTGAAGAGACAAAAGAGGAAGCAGTCTAATCGAGAATCAGCTCGGAGATCAAGATTGCGCAAACAGGTATCAAATACTTCATCTTTGATGTGGATCTCGTAGCGTCTCAGTTACTGCATTGTCTAGCTTGTATAAAAGAAGAGAAAAAAGAATTTATACGAAATCATTAGCGAGTGTATCGATGTTACATGAAATTTCTACAAACTTCTATTTAATCAATTCGTAGGCCCACTACCATTTTGGGCGGAACGTATATGATAATTGTTTGATTTCAGTTTGCCCAGTTAGTAAGAGGATCTTGAACTAACAAAGAGATCCCAGTACCTAGAAAAAGGTGTCCGTAGCAATTTTCATTTAGAGAACACTTCAGAAATAGAATGATACATGGTCTAATGGTATTTGTTAACAGTATAAAAGGTAGTTTTTTTGGTTCAGTTCAAAAACAGGGTTTTGCTTATCACGTGATGATTTAAATTTATTTTTTCAGAAAGGCAAACGCACCCACCCTACACGATTTTTACACGAATATATACATAATGTTCACACTAGCTAggacttgaacccatgacctcaagGTCAGAGGGGCATCTCGATACCGATAATTTAAATCTATTAAACAATAATAAATTATGTTACTCAGGAGCTCTTTATATTTATTGTTTACTTTTACTAACGTACACTTGGTTTTGGTAGGCCGAGTGTGAAGAGTTACAGGCAAGAGTAGAGGCACTAAGCAGCGAGAATAATTCACTCAGAGACGAACTGCAAAGGCTCTCAGAGGAATGCGACAAGCTTACATCTGAAAATAATTCCATTAAGGTTTATATCTCTGCTCATCACTCATCACTTcactgtacataagataaaataataaaaattatcttttatatattgttTATTCTTGAATGTTTGGGTCAACAGGATGAATTGACTAGGGTTTGTGGACCAGACGCAGTATCGCAGCTCGATGAAGGTAACAGTTAAGAAAGCAGTACACGAAACTAGTTAGTGAT of the Rutidosis leptorrhynchoides isolate AG116_Rl617_1_P2 chromosome 5, CSIRO_AGI_Rlap_v1, whole genome shotgun sequence genome contains:
- the LOC139846758 gene encoding G-box-binding factor 1-like; translated protein: MGAGEESSPAKHPKPATTQEAQVPPPSYADWSNSMQAYYGAGGTPPFFASTVPSPTPHPYMWGGQHPMMSPYGTPVPYPALYPPAGVYAHPSIPMTPNTAPPNAEMEPKTYEGKERTTNKKSKGTTGNGNARTGDSGKAASSSGNDGATQSVESGSDGSSNGSDDNDQHGYSGGKKGSFNQMLADANAQNNNTGPNAHTQVPGNPVVSMSGTNLNMGMDLWNPSAATGTMKMRPNPSRTAVPPPMMGRDGMMPDQWVQDERELKRQKRKQSNRESARRSRLRKQAECEELQARVEALSSENNSLRDELQRLSEECDKLTSENNSIKDELTRVCGPDAVSQLDEGNS